Below is a genomic region from Enterobacter hormaechei subsp. xiangfangensis.
ATAACGCATCGTTGCTAACGGACAATCGCAACAGCCTGAGGCAAAGTGTAACTAAAGATTCAGATTACCATTATTCAGACATGACTGGCCGTGTAACGATTACACCGCGAGGGATGTTCTGCTTCACGTTTGCAGAGGACGCTCACCCGCTCCCCTTGAATGCGCGCCGCTTTTCCGCAACACTAGTTAGTGTGTAAACGCTTACCCCTATAAGAAGGTATTGAATGGCGACAATTAAGGATGTGGCTCGTCTGGCCGGTGTTTCCGTCGCGACCGTCTCCCGCGTAATCAACAACTCCCCTAAAGCGAGTGATGCATCGCGCCAGGCCGTGCAGGACGCCATGGAAAACCTGAATTATCACCCTAACGCCAACGCGCGCGCCCTTGCCCAGCAGTCGACAGAAACCATCGGGCTGGTGGTCGGGGATGTATCCGATCCGTTTTTCGGTGCGATGGTCAAAGCCGTAGAACAAGTCTCTTATCACACCGGAAATTTCCTGCTGATTGGTAATGGCTACCACAATGAACAGAAAGAGCGCCAGGCCATTGAGCAGCTGATCCGTCATCGCTGTGCGGCACTGGTGGTCCATGCCAAAATGATCCCCGACGCCGAGCTGATCCATCTGATGAAACAGATGCCGGGGATGGTGATTATCAACCGTATTATTCCCGGTTTTGAAACCCGCTGCGTGGCGCTCGACGACCGTTACGGCGCATGGCTCGCAACCCGTCACCTAATCCAGCAGGGCCATACCCGAATTGGTTATCTGTGCTCCAACCACCCAATTTCCGATGCGGAAGATCGCCTTCAGGGCTATTACGACGCGCTGCGCGAAGCCGGTCTGCCCTGCAACGATCGCCTTGTGGCGTACGGAGAACCGGATGAGAGTGGCGGCGAGCAGGCGATGACCGAGCTGCTGGGACGCGGGCGGAATTTCACCGCCGTGGCCAGCTATAACGACTCCATGGCCGCCGGCGCAATGGGCGTGCTGAATGATAACGGGATCGACGTCCCGGCAGAAATTTCGCTGATTGGCTTTGATGATGTGCTGGTGTCGCGCTACGTGCGCCCTCGCCTGACAACCGTGCGCTACCCGATTGTAACCATGGCAACGCAGGCGGCAGAACTGGCGTTAGCGCTGGCCGAGCATCGCCCGCCGCCGGAAATTACTCACCTGTTCAGCCCAACCTTAGTGCGCCGTCACTCGGTGGTATCGCCCGCGGAAGCCGTGAGCGAACAGCGATAGAGATGGACGGTTTTATCCGGGTATTCCAGCGCATCGCCGATGTAGTGCCAGCCGTAACGTTCGTAGAAGTCGCGACAGGCAGACCAGAGATGAAGCTCGTGATACCCGGCGCGTCGCGCGTAGCCGATAACATGCTGCTGAAGTTTTCCCGCCAGCCCGTTTCCCCGGGCGGCTTCATCGACATACAGCGCAGCCAGCCAGGGGTGGAGATCCTGTCGGGAAATTAAATCGCAACGCCACAGCCCAACGGTGCCCAGCAGCTGGTCATCCTCAACGGCAATAAAGGTGAGCGGTAACTCGCCCGGCGTCAGGCTGTGCTCGACAATGCTCTGGAAAAAGGCACGCGGCATACCTTCACCAAACGCGTACCAGATCCAGTCGATCACCTGCTGTGTAAACTGCGGCGCAGCGTGAAGCGGCAGTATATTCACACCAGCTTCCCCTGGAAAAGAGGGACCGATTCGAAAAGGTAGCCGTCGAAATCGGGTGCGTCTTCGTCTGACAGCTCAAGCAGGCTCTTTTTGACGTTTTCAAGATGCTGGAACATCGCCTGCCACGCCCCCATCACGTCGCGGCGGCGGAGCGCAGCGAGAATGGTTTGCCTGTCGCCGAGCCATTTCAGCCGCCATGCGCGGCTGGCGATGTGGCCGTTGAATTGCTGCCACAGTGGGCTGCTGTCCATGTGATGCCAGACGCTTTCAACGGTCGCCAGCAGCATCTGGTTTTGTGTGGCCCCCGCCAGTACCAGGTGGAACATTTTGTTGTTGTCCTGGCTGCGATCGTCGGCGGCAATCGCCCGTTGCTCCTGCTCGATGATGCGGCGCAGGTTGTCGATATCCGCCCGCGTCGCCATTTTTGCGGCAAAGGCGGCAATGTTGCTTTCAAGCAGCTGACGCGCCTGGAGAATTTCAAACGGCCCCACGTCACTGTTCAGAAAACGCTCTTCCTCGTTTTCATGCTCCTCCGGAATGCGCATCACGTACACGCCAGACCCCTGGCGAATATCCACCGTCCCCTGAAGCTCAAGCATCAGCAGCGCCTCGCGCACGATAGTGCGGCTCACGCCATACGTCTCGGCGATGTTGCGCTCCGGCGGCAGACGCGATCCCACGGGATAATGCCCCTGGATAATCTGCGCCCGTAAATCCTCGCCAATCTCCTGGTACTGTTTTTTTTCCGGCAGGATGACAGCCTTATCCACGTTTTCACCTGTGTTTTTCAGTTAATGCGCGAGCCGGACGTCCTCCCGGCCAGTTTGTGCGCTATTTTACCAGAAGGCTTACTTCCATTCATCGTCTACCCTGAGCGTCAGCACACGCTCATCGCGCAGCTGGCGGAACCAGGACGCTGATTTCTTTGCCCGCCGTGCGCGTTGATTTTCAAGGTCGATCTCAATCAGCCCGTAGCGGTTTTTAAACGCGTTCATCGGCGAGACGTTGTCGGTGAAGGCCCACAGCATATAACCGTGACAGTTTGCCCCCGCCTCCCGCGCCAGCAGCGTGTAGTAGAGATGTTCGCTGATAAACGCGATGCGGTACGTGTCATCGATAATGCCGTCGCGATTGCGAAACTGCGCTTCGTTCTCCACACCCATCCCGCTTTCCGCTACAAACCAGTCAATGTTGCGATAGTCGTTTTTAATCCGCATCGCCATGTCGTAAATAATGCGCGGGAAGATCTCCCAGCCGCGGGAGGTGTTCATCCTCCGCCCCGGCAGCTCGAACGGCTCGTAGTAATACGCCGGGTGGAACGGCGTCTCCGGGTGCCAGGCGCGGGACGGGGCTTTGACGCGATGCGGGTAATAGAGGTTAATGCCCAGCTCGTCGACGGTGTTGTCGGCAATCAGCGCCAGCTCGTCAGCCGTGTAGTCCCACTGCACCTGATGCTGCGCCAGCAGGGTAAAGAGCGCCTGCGGATAGCGCCCGTGCACCAGTGGGTCGAGAAAGACGCGGTTGTAGAACAGATCGTACATCTCTGCCGCTCGCACGTCATGCGGTGCGCGCGAGCGTGGATAGGTCACTTCCGGGTTAAGAATACAACCCACTGAGCCGTCATACCCTTTCTCGCGAAACAGCTTCACCACTTTCGCCGTCGCCAGCACTTTATGGTGGTTCCACTGCATCCAGGTGCTGGTGTTCTGCTCATAGGGCCAGCGCAGTGCGTCAAGGTAGACGCGCGTCTGGACCACAATCGGCTCGTTGAAGGTAAACCAGCGGGTGACTTTGCCGTGAAAGCGCTCAAACACTTTTTCCGCATAGCGAACGAACAGCTCGACGACGTGCTTCGACGCCCAGCCGCCGTAGGTTTCCAGCAGCACGCCCGGCAATTCGTAGTGTTCCAGGCAGATCATCGGCTCAATGCCCTGACGGTGCATTTCATCGAACAGCGCGTCGTAATAGGCGGCGTACTCTTCATCTACGGTGGCGTTTTCATAGTCGGTCAAAAAGCGCGACCAGTTGATCGAGGTGCGATAGTGCGTCAGGCCCGCCTGCTTCATCAGCGCCACGTCTTCACGGAAGCGATTAATAAAGTCGGTTGCCACCGCCGGGCCATAGCCGTTGTGCCAGACGTGACGATCGTTCTTGTACCAGAGATCGATCCACG
It encodes:
- the galR gene encoding HTH-type transcriptional regulator GalR, producing the protein MATIKDVARLAGVSVATVSRVINNSPKASDASRQAVQDAMENLNYHPNANARALAQQSTETIGLVVGDVSDPFFGAMVKAVEQVSYHTGNFLLIGNGYHNEQKERQAIEQLIRHRCAALVVHAKMIPDAELIHLMKQMPGMVIINRIIPGFETRCVALDDRYGAWLATRHLIQQGHTRIGYLCSNHPISDAEDRLQGYYDALREAGLPCNDRLVAYGEPDESGGEQAMTELLGRGRNFTAVASYNDSMAAGAMGVLNDNGIDVPAEISLIGFDDVLVSRYVRPRLTTVRYPIVTMATQAAELALALAEHRPPPEITHLFSPTLVRRHSVVSPAEAVSEQR
- a CDS encoding GNAT family N-acetyltransferase, coding for MNILPLHAAPQFTQQVIDWIWYAFGEGMPRAFFQSIVEHSLTPGELPLTFIAVEDDQLLGTVGLWRCDLISRQDLHPWLAALYVDEAARGNGLAGKLQQHVIGYARRAGYHELHLWSACRDFYERYGWHYIGDALEYPDKTVHLYRCSLTASAGDTTE
- a CDS encoding GntR family transcriptional regulator, with the protein product MDKAVILPEKKQYQEIGEDLRAQIIQGHYPVGSRLPPERNIAETYGVSRTIVREALLMLELQGTVDIRQGSGVYVMRIPEEHENEEERFLNSDVGPFEILQARQLLESNIAAFAAKMATRADIDNLRRIIEQEQRAIAADDRSQDNNKMFHLVLAGATQNQMLLATVESVWHHMDSSPLWQQFNGHIASRAWRLKWLGDRQTILAALRRRDVMGAWQAMFQHLENVKKSLLELSDEDAPDFDGYLFESVPLFQGKLV
- a CDS encoding glycoside hydrolase family 1 protein, with the protein product MSIKQITIPQDFMLGAAASAWQTEGWSGKKPGQDSWIDLWYKNDRHVWHNGYGPAVATDFINRFREDVALMKQAGLTHYRTSINWSRFLTDYENATVDEEYAAYYDALFDEMHRQGIEPMICLEHYELPGVLLETYGGWASKHVVELFVRYAEKVFERFHGKVTRWFTFNEPIVVQTRVYLDALRWPYEQNTSTWMQWNHHKVLATAKVVKLFREKGYDGSVGCILNPEVTYPRSRAPHDVRAAEMYDLFYNRVFLDPLVHGRYPQALFTLLAQHQVQWDYTADELALIADNTVDELGINLYYPHRVKAPSRAWHPETPFHPAYYYEPFELPGRRMNTSRGWEIFPRIIYDMAMRIKNDYRNIDWFVAESGMGVENEAQFRNRDGIIDDTYRIAFISEHLYYTLLAREAGANCHGYMLWAFTDNVSPMNAFKNRYGLIEIDLENQRARRAKKSASWFRQLRDERVLTLRVDDEWK